A stretch of DNA from Mucilaginibacter daejeonensis:
GCCAGGCCGGTGCCAGCGGCTGCTCGATAGACAAGTCGGTGCGTTTCCTGAAAGACATCGAGACCGAGTTCGGTATCGACCTTTTCGACCGCTTCAACCTTGCCTACCGCGACGGTGAACAAATACTATCGGCACCCCGCGCCCAGTTTGAGGAACTGATCAGTAACGGCAAGATCACCGCCGATACCATCGTATTCAACAACCTGGTGAAAGACCTTAACGAACTGCAGACCAAATGGGAAGTACCACTCAAGAACAGCTGGCATCAGCAAATGTTCGGCAAACTATTAGCTATATAAAATGAGTGCTTAGCTTCATCAGCTAAGCACTCTTTGTTTTTAGAATTGATGCTTTACTTGGTCAATTCGACCGCGATGGAAGGATGATCATTCAACAGTTGGGCAATGAAGCCTGTTCTGTCTTTGGGTGACACCATGATGGTGTCATATTTCCCGTAAGCAATCTCCAGCCTGTCCAAAGAGATCGCCGGAGCACTTAACGGGTTCCGCGTCGCCTTGACGCTTTTGATCGTATTCGCATCGATATTTAAATTCACAAAGAACCCGCTCTTGACCACCAACTCATCTTAATTTAAAAGGTAAAAGGTCGTTTTGAACGTATAAGCGATAAGCGCTCCTATTATGCTCACGATCATAACTCCCACCCATGCCTCTTTGACCACCATTAACACGTCCGTACCGATCAGGATCAGCGCTACGGGAAGCGCTATCTCCAGCCCGATCTAGGAGTTATACCTGGTGAACATCAGGTCGGCTAATTAAGCGATGTAGCTTTCCAGTATCTTGAAGCCACCTTCGGTGGTCAGTTCCACCTTATCTACGGTGTTAGGCAGCAGGATGCTGTCACCCATCTTCACCTCGTAGCTTTCGCCATTGTAATTGATGGTGTAGGCACCTTGCAAACACACGTGGATCACGAATGAATCAAACGCAGAGTAGTCCTTGCTCACGTTCTCGGTGTAGTCCAATACGTTGGTGGTAAAGTACTCGCAGCTTACCAGTGGCACATCCTCGTTCTTTTTAGGGGTGTACTCGGTGCGGTAGTTCGGGTATTTTTTGTAGTCGATAGCGGCCAAGGCCTCTTCAGTATGCAATTCGCGTTTGTTGCCGTGATCATCAACACGGTCAAAATCGTAAATGCGGTAGGTGATGTCTGATGTTTGCTGTATCTCAGCGATAAGTAAACCTTTGCCTATGGTGTGCACACGGCCAGCAGGTAAAAAGAAAACATCACCGGCCTTTACCTCTTCGCGGTTCAGTATATCGGTCAGGTGGCCGCTGTTCAGTTTCTCTACATACTCGTCCTGATCCACATCTTTGTTAAAGCCTGAGATCAGGCTCGAGCCCGGGTCAGCTTCGATCACATACCACATTTCGGTCTTGCCAAATGAGTTATGGCGTTTTTTGGCCAGCTCGTCGTTCGGATGTACCTGTATAGAAAGATCATCATTGGCATCGATGAATTTTACGAGCAGCGGGAACTCATCACCAAAACGCTCATACACTTTCTTACCTACTAATTCGTCCTTGTACTGTACCAGCAGATCAGCCAATGACTCGCCACTTAAAGCGCCGCCATCAACTACCGACACGTCAGACTTAACGCCCGATATCTCCCAGGTCTCGCCGCAATTTGGCAGATCACCAAAGTCTTTATGTAAATAGGTCTTGATCTTTTGGCCGCCCCAGATCTTGTCTTTGTAAATGGTCTTAAATTTTAGTGGATAGAGTGTTGACATGTTCGTTCGATTGAAATACGTGCTAAATTAAACATACCAATACAAAACCGGCAAAATAGTTTTGCAGATGTGCTAACTTGATCAGGCGATACCGAGTTGAGCGGCAGGCCTTAGCCTTGCAGGGTTCAATACCAAAGCCAGCACGGCCATGGCCAACGTATGCAAGTACACCAGATCGGGCACGCCTAACCACCTGCGGGTAGATAGCCATCCGCTATGCAATACCATGCCCAGCAGCTTGAACTCGTACAGGTACATGATCGGCATGGGCAATATGCAAAAGGCCAGCAGCACCCATACTTTGCGATCATTGGTCATGCGCTTATACAGCATTAGGATCGGTGGTAGGGTGAGTGAGGCCACGATCGCAAAGCCAAGTATCCGGCATCCCCAAGGGCCTATGTGAGGCAGCAGCAGTGCTTTCAAAACAGTGATCTCATCGCCCCCACCTATAGCAGCGGTGAACAGACGGGCGAACACCAGGTTACCCATAACTAGCACAAAGGCAAATGGCCAATAGCGGGCATCGTTCTTCCGGAATATCAAGTGACCCGTCCAGATCATGGCGTAGCTGAACACGGGGCCGGCAAGCGTGGCCAGGTAGGTATATTGAGAGTTGTTACATTGGGCTCCTGTGGTCCAAAGGTTCAGGTCGATCTGCCGGCCTGCGCAGCCGCAAACCAGCTGCACCACAAAAAGGTGAGCCATTTCGTGCAGTTGCCCGAGCACAAAAATAGACGCCATAATGGCGATGCAATAGCGTAAGGTGTAAGGTATATTCATTGTTCTTTAGGTCTGTCGGCTCTGACGCCGGTCCGGCCCAACAGGTTACACCTCAAAACATAAAGCCCCGCCTGAATGATCGGGCGGGGCTCATGCTATTATAAAAGCTTAAAGGATATTATTTACCCAGTTTAGCTTTCAGGTTCTCGTTGATCGCTTCCAGGAACTCTTCAGTGTACAAGTAATCTACACCGTGCTCAACCTTAGGCTTAATGGTGATGGCAAGGTCCTTGGTCATTTTGCCGCTTTCAACAGTTTCGATACAAACCTGCTCTAAAGTGTGGCAAAAATCGATCAGCTCCTGGTTGTTGTCCAGTTTACCACGGAACTCTAAACCACGGGTCCAGGCAAAGATCGAAGCGATCGGGTTGGTAGAGGTCGGGTTGCCTTTTTGGTGTTCCCGGTAGTGACGGGTCACGGTACCGTGTGCAGCCTCAGCTTCCATCACAGTGCCATCAGGAGTAACCAAAGTAGAGGTCATTAAACCTAATGAACCAAAACCTTGAGCTACGGTATCTGACTGTACGTCGCCGTCATAGTTCTTACAAGCCCAAACAAAGTTACCGTTCCATTTCAAGGCCGAAGCGACCATGTCATCGATCAAACGGTGCTCGTAAACGATACCTTTCTCGGCAAACTTAGCTTTGTAATCTGCTTGGTAGATCTCTTCAAAGATGTCTTTGAAACGACCGTCATATTTTTTCAGGATGGTATTCTTGGTAGACAGGTATAATGGCCAGCCTTTCATCAATGCCTGGTTAAAGCAAGCATGAGCAAAACCACGGATAGACTCGTCGGTATTGTACATAGCCAAAGCAACGCCATCGCTTTTGAAGTTGAACACCTCGAATGATTGCTCGTCGCTGCCATCTTCGGGAGTGAAGGTGATGGTCAGTTTACCTTTGCCTTTAGTAACAAAATCGGTAGCGCGGTACTGATCGCCAAAAGCATGACGACCGATGCATATAGGAGCGGTCCAGTTTGGAACTAAACGTGGTACGTTGTTCATTACAATAGGCTCGCGGAAAACGGTACCGTCCAATATGTTACGGATGGTTCCGTTAGGCGATTTCCACATTTGCTTCAGGCCGAACTCTTCAACACGGGCTTCGTCAGGAGTGATGGTAGCACATTTGATACCTACACCGTATTGTTTGATCGCGTTGGCAGCATCAATGGTCACCTGATCGTTGGTCTCATCACGATACTCGATACCAAGGTCATAGTATTTGATGTCCAGATCCAGGTAAGGCACGATCAGTTTGTCTTTGATAAATTGCCAGATGATGCGGGTCATCTCGTCGCCATCCAGTTCAACTACCGGATTTTCTACTTTAATTTTTGACATATCGGGTTTGTTGTAATTCGATTTTTAATTAAAACGCCCAAATATATCACATTATATACACTTTGGTTATCGGCAATTTAATAAATTGCACATCCAGAATACAGAGCGGCTAACAATTGACAGGTTGCAAACAAAATGTTACTTTTAGTGGCCATAATGATCGATGAAAAAGATATACGCAGTTTTAGCCCTTGTCACTATCCTGTTCGCCGCGGGCTGTAAACAAGACCCGGCCGTAGTACCCGCTAACCTCCAGAACGCCCAGCTGCTGGGCAAATGGTACCTGACCTCATTGGTGATCGATACTGATGTGGACGGTTCTGTTACCACAGCCGATGCCATTACCGATTTTACCGACC
This window harbors:
- a CDS encoding NADP-dependent isocitrate dehydrogenase — its product is MSKIKVENPVVELDGDEMTRIIWQFIKDKLIVPYLDLDIKYYDLGIEYRDETNDQVTIDAANAIKQYGVGIKCATITPDEARVEEFGLKQMWKSPNGTIRNILDGTVFREPIVMNNVPRLVPNWTAPICIGRHAFGDQYRATDFVTKGKGKLTITFTPEDGSDEQSFEVFNFKSDGVALAMYNTDESIRGFAHACFNQALMKGWPLYLSTKNTILKKYDGRFKDIFEEIYQADYKAKFAEKGIVYEHRLIDDMVASALKWNGNFVWACKNYDGDVQSDTVAQGFGSLGLMTSTLVTPDGTVMEAEAAHGTVTRHYREHQKGNPTSTNPIASIFAWTRGLEFRGKLDNNQELIDFCHTLEQVCIETVESGKMTKDLAITIKPKVEHGVDYLYTEEFLEAINENLKAKLGK
- a CDS encoding ABC transporter ATPase, which encodes MRFSENSRVWIYQSNKALNDQQAEELQQKLNDFTQSWTAHDHQLLAGAQVKYNRFIILVVDESQAGASGCSIDKSVRFLKDIETEFGIDLFDRFNLAYRDGEQILSAPRAQFEELISNGKITADTIVFNNLVKDLNELQTKWEVPLKNSWHQQMFGKLLAI
- a CDS encoding PH domain-containing protein, which translates into the protein MVKSGFFVNLNIDANTIKSVKATRNPLSAPAISLDRLEIAYGKYDTIMVSPKDRTGFIAQLLNDHPSIAVELTK
- a CDS encoding type I phosphomannose isomerase catalytic subunit — protein: MSTLYPLKFKTIYKDKIWGGQKIKTYLHKDFGDLPNCGETWEISGVKSDVSVVDGGALSGESLADLLVQYKDELVGKKVYERFGDEFPLLVKFIDANDDLSIQVHPNDELAKKRHNSFGKTEMWYVIEADPGSSLISGFNKDVDQDEYVEKLNSGHLTDILNREEVKAGDVFFLPAGRVHTIGKGLLIAEIQQTSDITYRIYDFDRVDDHGNKRELHTEEALAAIDYKKYPNYRTEYTPKKNEDVPLVSCEYFTTNVLDYTENVSKDYSAFDSFVIHVCLQGAYTINYNGESYEVKMGDSILLPNTVDKVELTTEGGFKILESYIA